A window of the Streptomyces luomodiensis genome harbors these coding sequences:
- a CDS encoding IucA/IucC family protein: MSPRDAVAHLTPDLWDRAGRLLIRKALAEFTHERLLAPELGPDGRYAVTSDDGAVTYRFAAQVLSLDHWLVEADSITRHDRTGAELPLDALDFFLELRGRLGLSQDILPVYLEEISSTLSGAAYKLAAEPVGAAQLAKSGFQEIETGMTEGHPCFVANNGRLGFGIHEYLSYAPETASPVQLIWLAARRDRATFTSSADLDYDTLIHSELSERTLARFTETLTGLGLDPADYRLLPVHPWQWWNKLSVSFAAEVAWQHLVCLGPGDDEYLAQQSIRTFFNTSDPSKHYVKTALSVLNMGFMRGLSAAYMEATPAINDWLAGLIASDEVFRAARFSIIRERAAIGYHHRQYEAATAKGSPYRKMLAALWRESPVPSLEPGQRLATMASLLHTDAHGASVVSALVEESGLTPATWLRRYLDAYLTPVLHSFYAYDLVFMPHGENVILVIEDGAVQRVIFKDIAEEIAVMDSTAVLPPAVERIRVDVPEDKKLLSIFTDVFDCFLRFLNGILVSEGLLEEDAFWRTVADCVRAYQRSVPHLSDKFAQYDMFAEDFALSCLNRLQLRNNREMVDLQDPAGALQLIGTLKNPIADFRPAD; encoded by the coding sequence ATGAGCCCCCGCGACGCCGTCGCCCACCTCACCCCCGACCTGTGGGACCGGGCGGGCCGCCTCCTCATCCGCAAGGCCCTCGCCGAGTTCACCCACGAACGGCTGCTCGCCCCCGAGCTCGGCCCCGACGGCCGCTACGCCGTGACCAGCGACGACGGGGCGGTGACCTACCGCTTCGCCGCCCAGGTGCTCTCCCTGGACCACTGGCTGGTCGAGGCGGACAGCATCACCCGCCACGACCGCACCGGCGCCGAACTCCCCTTGGACGCACTGGACTTCTTCCTCGAACTGCGCGGGCGGCTCGGCCTCAGCCAGGACATCCTCCCCGTCTACCTCGAGGAGATCAGTTCCACCCTCTCCGGTGCGGCCTACAAACTGGCCGCCGAGCCGGTGGGCGCGGCCCAGCTCGCCAAGTCCGGCTTCCAGGAGATCGAAACCGGGATGACCGAGGGCCATCCCTGCTTCGTCGCCAACAACGGCCGCCTCGGCTTCGGCATCCATGAGTACCTCTCCTACGCCCCCGAGACCGCGAGCCCCGTCCAGCTCATCTGGCTCGCCGCCCGCCGCGACCGCGCCACCTTCACCTCCTCGGCGGACCTGGACTACGACACCCTGATCCACTCCGAGCTGAGCGAGCGGACCCTGGCCCGCTTCACGGAGACCCTCACCGGCCTCGGCCTGGACCCGGCCGACTACCGCCTGCTGCCGGTGCACCCCTGGCAGTGGTGGAACAAGCTGTCGGTCAGCTTCGCCGCCGAGGTCGCCTGGCAGCACCTGGTGTGCCTGGGCCCCGGCGACGACGAGTACCTCGCCCAGCAGTCGATCCGTACCTTCTTCAACACCAGCGACCCGTCCAAGCACTACGTGAAAACCGCGCTGTCGGTCCTCAACATGGGCTTCATGCGCGGCCTCTCCGCCGCCTACATGGAGGCGACCCCGGCCATCAACGACTGGCTGGCCGGCCTGATCGCCTCCGACGAGGTCTTCCGCGCCGCCCGCTTCTCGATCATCCGGGAACGAGCCGCCATCGGCTACCACCACCGCCAGTACGAGGCCGCCACCGCCAAGGGCTCCCCGTACCGCAAGATGCTCGCCGCCCTGTGGCGCGAGAGCCCCGTCCCGTCCCTGGAACCCGGCCAGCGCCTGGCCACCATGGCCTCCCTCCTGCACACCGACGCCCACGGCGCCTCCGTCGTCAGCGCCCTCGTCGAGGAATCCGGCCTCACCCCGGCCACCTGGCTGCGCCGCTACCTGGACGCCTACCTCACCCCGGTGCTGCACAGCTTCTACGCCTACGACCTGGTCTTCATGCCGCACGGCGAGAACGTCATCCTGGTGATCGAGGACGGCGCCGTCCAGCGCGTGATCTTCAAGGACATCGCCGAGGAGATCGCCGTCATGGACTCCACCGCGGTCCTCCCCCCGGCCGTCGAGCGCATCCGCGTGGACGTCCCCGAGGACAAGAAGCTGCTGTCGATCTTCACCGACGTCTTCGACTGCTTCCTCCGCTTCCTCAACGGCATCCTGGTCAGCGAGGGTCTGCTGGAGGAGGACGCCTTCTGGCGGACGGTCGCCGACTGCGTGCGGGCCTACCAGCGGTCCGTCCCCCACCTGTCGGACAAGTTCGCCCAGTACGACATGTTCGCCGAGGACTTCGCCCTGTCCTGCCTCAACCGCCTCCAGCTCCGCAACAACCGCGAGATGGTCGACCTCCAGGACCCCGCCGGCGCCCTCCAGCTCATCGGCACCCTGAAGAACCCGATAGCGGACTTCCGCCCGGCGGACTGA
- a CDS encoding helix-turn-helix domain-containing protein yields MSSKTIGDRLSELRRYRDVTQEQLAERSGVHVDTIRKLEQNVRQSARLGTLRKLARALDTELDRLLGQPTVTTELPDDDGGLIALRDAIQDISALPGVPSDDLDEALPSAESWMGQVRAATTLYWEGAYSELARCLPLLLRDGRAVARETTGSLVEQVWNQLALSYQLAASLATQSGHPDWAFEAVEKQLHAAQRASDPLMEGMGVSTLSWVLLRQGRWEEAQSIAERKADALEPSMRRGTSAQYAVYGNLLVAAATPAARRDQKDEADEYLNFAEAAAVRSGAVRVYGTAFSPVDVKTQIVNIAMAGSEPEVEKALEASKEVRHNLIKRPVHLAAHRLDVAQAQYQAGDSEAALDTLLEVEADQPEWIRYQMLARATVLEMREEERRRNSRLRGLAARLGVEPAL; encoded by the coding sequence ATGAGCAGCAAGACCATTGGTGACCGCCTCAGCGAGCTCCGGCGCTACCGCGACGTCACCCAGGAGCAGCTGGCCGAACGGTCAGGCGTCCACGTCGACACCATCCGGAAGCTGGAGCAGAACGTCCGGCAGTCGGCGCGCCTGGGCACTCTTCGGAAGCTGGCGAGGGCCCTCGATACTGAGCTGGATCGACTATTGGGGCAGCCCACCGTGACCACAGAACTCCCTGATGACGACGGCGGGCTGATCGCCTTGCGCGACGCGATCCAGGACATCAGCGCTCTGCCAGGCGTGCCTTCTGACGATCTCGACGAGGCCCTGCCCTCCGCCGAGTCGTGGATGGGCCAGGTCCGGGCGGCCACCACGCTCTACTGGGAAGGGGCGTACAGCGAGCTCGCGCGATGCCTCCCTCTCCTCCTTCGGGACGGGCGCGCAGTGGCCCGGGAGACGACCGGCTCGCTCGTCGAGCAGGTCTGGAACCAGCTCGCGCTGTCGTACCAGCTCGCGGCCAGCCTCGCGACGCAGTCAGGGCACCCCGACTGGGCTTTCGAAGCCGTGGAGAAGCAGCTGCATGCGGCACAGCGCGCGTCCGATCCGCTGATGGAGGGGATGGGTGTCTCCACCCTGTCGTGGGTGCTGCTGAGGCAAGGCCGATGGGAGGAAGCACAGTCCATCGCCGAGCGGAAAGCCGACGCGCTGGAGCCATCCATGCGGCGCGGTACGAGCGCTCAGTACGCGGTGTACGGGAACCTCTTGGTGGCGGCGGCCACACCTGCCGCACGGCGGGATCAGAAGGATGAGGCCGATGAGTACCTCAACTTCGCTGAGGCTGCGGCCGTCCGGTCTGGCGCCGTGCGCGTGTACGGGACCGCCTTCTCTCCGGTCGACGTCAAGACGCAGATCGTCAACATCGCCATGGCAGGCAGCGAGCCAGAGGTGGAGAAGGCTCTGGAGGCGTCCAAGGAGGTGCGCCACAACTTGATCAAACGTCCGGTGCATCTGGCCGCCCACCGCCTGGACGTGGCTCAGGCTCAATATCAGGCGGGCGACAGCGAGGCAGCGCTGGACACGCTGCTGGAAGTGGAGGCTGACCAGCCCGAATGGATCCGCTATCAGATGCTTGCGCGGGCCACCGTTTTGGAGATGCGTGAGGAGGAGCGGCGGCGGAACTCCAGGCTCCGGGGGCTGGCCGCCCGACTGGGAGTTGAGCCTGCTCTCTGA
- a CDS encoding lysine N(6)-hydroxylase/L-ornithine N(5)-oxygenase family protein — protein sequence MPTPHTHDVIAVGLGPYNLGLACLIEPIDELDGLFLESKPDFDWHPGMLLDGVTLQTPFMADLVTLADPTSPYSFLNYLKESGRLYSFYIREIFYPLRAEYNDYCRWAAGKLSSVRFGHEVTGVRYDEADGLYTVRALRSATGETTTHRARHLVLGTGTPPYLPEVCRGLGGDLLHNAQYLESKEALQAKESITIVGSGQSAAEIYQDLLAEIDIHGYRLNWVTRSPRFFPLEYTKLTLEMTSPEYVDYFHALPEDTRYRLEGEQKGLFKGIDADLINGIFDLLYQKSVSGPVPTRLLTNTALTDASYDASTGTYTLGLHHAEQERDFSLTTQGLVLATGYRYQVPAFLDPVRDRIRWDRHGRFDVARNYSIDITGRGIFLQNGATHAHSLTSPDLGMGPYRNSWIIRELLGREHYPVEKSIAFQEFGAPEGTVS from the coding sequence GTGCCCACCCCGCACACCCATGACGTCATCGCGGTCGGGCTCGGCCCCTACAACCTGGGCCTGGCCTGCCTCATCGAGCCGATCGACGAACTCGACGGACTGTTCCTGGAGAGCAAGCCGGACTTCGACTGGCATCCGGGCATGCTGCTGGACGGCGTCACCCTCCAGACCCCGTTCATGGCCGACCTGGTGACCCTGGCCGACCCCACCTCCCCGTACTCCTTCCTCAACTACCTCAAGGAATCCGGGCGGCTGTACTCCTTCTACATCCGCGAGATCTTCTATCCGCTGCGCGCCGAGTACAACGACTACTGCCGCTGGGCCGCCGGGAAGCTCTCCTCCGTCCGCTTCGGCCACGAGGTGACCGGCGTCCGTTACGACGAGGCCGACGGCCTCTACACGGTGCGCGCCCTGCGCTCCGCCACCGGCGAGACCACCACGCACCGCGCCCGCCACCTGGTGCTGGGCACCGGCACCCCGCCGTACCTCCCCGAGGTGTGCCGGGGCCTGGGCGGCGATCTGCTGCACAACGCGCAGTACCTGGAGAGCAAGGAGGCGCTCCAGGCCAAGGAGTCCATCACCATCGTCGGCAGCGGCCAGAGCGCGGCCGAGATCTACCAGGACCTGCTCGCCGAGATCGACATCCACGGCTACCGGCTGAACTGGGTGACCCGCTCGCCGCGCTTCTTCCCGCTGGAGTACACCAAACTCACCCTGGAGATGACCTCGCCCGAGTACGTGGACTACTTCCACGCGCTTCCCGAGGACACCCGCTACCGGCTGGAAGGTGAGCAGAAGGGCCTGTTCAAGGGGATCGACGCCGACCTCATCAACGGCATCTTCGACCTGCTCTACCAGAAGAGCGTGAGCGGCCCGGTGCCCACCCGGCTGCTGACCAACACCGCGCTCACCGACGCCTCGTACGACGCGTCCACCGGCACGTACACCCTGGGACTGCACCACGCCGAGCAGGAGCGGGACTTCTCGCTCACCACTCAGGGACTCGTCCTGGCCACCGGCTACCGCTACCAGGTGCCCGCATTCCTGGACCCCGTACGCGACCGCATCCGCTGGGACCGCCACGGCCGCTTCGACGTCGCCCGCAACTACAGCATCGACATCACCGGACGCGGCATCTTCCTCCAGAACGGCGCCACCCATGCCCACAGCCTGACCTCCCCGGACCTGGGCATGGGCCCGTACCGCAACTCATGGATCATCCGCGAGCTCCTGGGGCGTGAGCACTATCCGGTGGAGAAGTCCATCGCCTTCCAGGAGTTCGGCGCACCGGAAGGGACCGTGTCATGA
- a CDS encoding glycine-rich domain-containing protein → MTDVTALLERPKRDGVIRTVLNNNPGMEAEMAERIVDEAVKFTATCAAFPNARLRPSRVVDEGWHALILHTRVYSELCEGLGRFVHHKPEPPDPSRHNAGKLTRTQEMIARAGFTVDDTLWLAPTDQTIPVAADCEHSEPGGENTCTGDCSNTGPN, encoded by the coding sequence ATGACCGACGTTACTGCGTTACTCGAACGCCCCAAGCGGGACGGAGTGATCCGGACCGTCCTCAACAACAACCCCGGCATGGAAGCGGAGATGGCCGAGCGGATCGTCGACGAGGCCGTCAAGTTCACCGCGACCTGCGCCGCGTTCCCCAACGCCCGGCTGCGCCCGTCGCGGGTGGTCGATGAGGGCTGGCACGCCCTGATCCTCCACACCCGCGTCTACAGCGAGCTGTGCGAGGGGCTCGGCCGCTTCGTGCACCACAAGCCGGAACCGCCGGACCCGTCCCGGCACAACGCGGGCAAGCTGACGCGCACCCAGGAGATGATCGCTCGGGCGGGGTTCACGGTGGATGACACGCTGTGGCTGGCGCCGACCGACCAGACCATCCCGGTCGCGGCCGACTGCGAGCACAGCGAGCCCGGCGGCGAGAACACATGCACTGGCGACTGCAGCAACACCGGCCCGAACTGA
- a CDS encoding TetR/AcrR family transcriptional regulator gives MTNRLPHSLRADARDNRERILAVTRTVFAAEGLDVAMREIARRAEIGPATLYRHFPTKEALVTEVFTEQMAACTAIVDEGLADPDPWRGFCRVIEKVCELHAQDRGFTAAFVSAFPRAIDFAAARERALRKVAELARRAKAAGKLRPDFVLDDLIMVLMANGGIRTTSPAAAVAASRRFAALLIQSMQTEPVRPPLPPAVRLPLAVVT, from the coding sequence GTGACGAACCGTTTGCCTCACTCCCTGCGCGCCGATGCCCGGGACAACCGCGAGCGCATCCTCGCTGTGACTCGCACCGTATTCGCTGCGGAGGGGCTGGACGTGGCGATGCGCGAGATCGCGCGGCGTGCCGAAATCGGCCCCGCGACCCTCTACCGGCACTTTCCGACCAAAGAGGCGCTGGTCACCGAGGTCTTCACCGAGCAGATGGCGGCCTGCACCGCCATCGTCGACGAGGGGCTGGCCGATCCGGACCCATGGCGCGGCTTCTGCCGGGTGATTGAGAAAGTGTGTGAACTGCACGCACAGGACCGGGGCTTCACCGCTGCGTTCGTCTCGGCTTTCCCACGCGCGATCGACTTCGCTGCAGCCCGGGAGCGGGCACTGCGCAAGGTCGCCGAGCTCGCCCGCCGGGCCAAGGCGGCGGGCAAACTGCGCCCGGACTTCGTCCTGGACGACCTGATCATGGTGCTCATGGCCAACGGCGGCATCCGAACCACATCGCCAGCCGCTGCGGTGGCCGCCTCTCGGCGCTTCGCCGCGCTGCTAATACAGAGCATGCAGACCGAGCCGGTCAGGCCGCCGCTGCCCCCCGCAGTCCGGCTGCCGCTGGCAGTTGTGACCTAG
- a CDS encoding AAA family ATPase, producing the protein MFDRDFEWAELTRFAALPGPRATLGVVSGRRRQGKTFLLDAVTRASGGFMFTATETTETDALRQFGEALARHRDQPTPFRFAHWDEAVTELMRIADRGGPTVAVIDEFPFLAKASPALPSIIQRALDPAAQHTNTPVRLLLCGSALSFMGGLLVGNAPLRGRAGLELVVPTLDFRLAAEFWEITDPRTALLTHAIVGGTPAYRREFTQGDTPAGPHDFDAWVTRAVLNPARPLFREARYLLAEEPELHDTALYHSVLAAIAAGNTARGGIADYLGRKSTDLAHPLSVLQDVGMITHEADAFRRNRSAYRIAEPLIAFYHAVMRPAWGDLERPGRAPAVWRRAQSTFRSKVVGPHFEQVCREWARWHASPATHGGQVTRVASGTVNDPAAKTSHEVGVAVHGETDNGRETLLAIGEAKWNDVMGKGHLERLQHIRALLTARGTATDVTRLQCYSGTGFTDELRHLAENDPAIQLIDPIRLYHGD; encoded by the coding sequence ATGTTCGACCGCGACTTCGAGTGGGCCGAGCTGACCCGGTTCGCCGCCCTGCCCGGACCGCGCGCCACACTCGGCGTGGTCTCCGGCCGCCGCCGCCAGGGCAAGACCTTCCTCTTGGACGCCGTCACACGGGCAAGCGGCGGCTTCATGTTCACCGCCACCGAGACCACCGAAACCGACGCCCTGCGCCAGTTCGGCGAAGCCCTCGCCCGCCACCGCGACCAGCCCACCCCGTTCCGCTTCGCCCACTGGGACGAGGCCGTCACCGAGCTCATGCGCATCGCCGACAGGGGCGGCCCCACCGTCGCGGTCATCGACGAATTCCCCTTCCTCGCCAAGGCCTCCCCCGCCCTCCCCTCGATCATCCAGCGCGCCCTCGACCCCGCCGCCCAGCACACCAACACCCCCGTACGGCTCCTGCTGTGCGGCTCCGCCCTGTCCTTCATGGGCGGACTCCTCGTCGGCAACGCCCCGCTGCGCGGCCGCGCCGGCCTGGAACTCGTCGTCCCCACCCTGGACTTCCGCCTCGCCGCCGAATTCTGGGAGATCACCGACCCGCGCACCGCACTGCTCACCCACGCCATCGTCGGCGGCACCCCCGCCTACCGCCGCGAGTTCACCCAGGGCGATACCCCCGCCGGGCCCCACGACTTCGACGCCTGGGTCACCCGCGCCGTCCTCAATCCCGCCCGTCCGCTCTTCCGCGAGGCCCGCTACCTGCTCGCAGAGGAACCCGAACTCCACGACACCGCGCTCTACCACTCCGTCCTGGCCGCCATCGCCGCCGGAAACACCGCACGCGGCGGCATCGCCGACTACCTCGGCCGCAAGTCCACCGACCTCGCCCACCCGCTCAGCGTCCTCCAGGACGTCGGCATGATCACCCACGAGGCCGACGCCTTCCGCCGCAACCGCTCCGCCTACCGCATCGCCGAACCTCTCATCGCCTTCTACCACGCGGTCATGCGCCCCGCCTGGGGCGATCTGGAACGCCCCGGACGCGCCCCCGCCGTCTGGCGCCGAGCCCAGTCCACCTTCCGCAGCAAGGTTGTCGGCCCGCACTTCGAACAGGTCTGCCGCGAATGGGCCCGCTGGCACGCATCCCCCGCAACCCACGGCGGCCAGGTCACAAGGGTCGCCAGCGGGACCGTCAATGATCCTGCCGCGAAGACCAGCCACGAAGTCGGCGTCGCGGTCCATGGCGAGACCGACAACGGTCGCGAAACACTACTCGCCATCGGCGAAGCCAAATGGAACGACGTCATGGGGAAGGGCCACCTCGAACGTCTCCAGCACATCCGTGCTCTCCTCACCGCGCGCGGCACCGCCACCGACGTCACCCGGCTGCAGTGCTACAGCGGCACCGGCTTCACCGACGAACTGCGCCACCTCGCAGAGAACGACCCCGCCATCCAGCTGATCGATCCAATTCGCCTCTACCACGGCGACTGA
- a CDS encoding Scr1 family TA system antitoxin-like transcriptional regulator gives MTDSLTIPGRGPAPLVLGAYLRSLRLAKGLTPTAAADAIRSSPSKINRMETGQVAQRWEDVSTLTRLYGVTDMDTITGAMRWTGWQSTDPERFPGPIRDDAEGWMDRLRACEHQASEICVYASVTMPRIVQTTGCPVDRLTLLTSSAQPPRVPVHTALADQTQDVTVLLDGAMLLRTLGNPLAMAAQMAYLQRLATSPHGPRVVVVPLRTGTVPPPGTLHRFHLHGQEVFAEETWSAVYASGTDGQAARDRLAAGLQAAKDPEASAALLDAARRRFELLAEDPASDPLLEEVAV, from the coding sequence ATGACAGACAGCCTCACCATCCCGGGCCGTGGACCCGCGCCCCTGGTCCTGGGCGCATACCTGCGGTCCCTACGGCTCGCCAAGGGCCTTACGCCCACCGCCGCAGCCGACGCCATCCGCAGCTCACCATCCAAGATCAACCGGATGGAAACCGGCCAGGTAGCACAGCGATGGGAGGACGTATCCACCCTGACCAGGCTCTACGGCGTGACCGACATGGACACCATCACCGGCGCAATGCGGTGGACAGGCTGGCAGTCGACAGACCCCGAACGCTTCCCGGGCCCCATCCGCGATGACGCCGAGGGCTGGATGGACCGGCTGCGCGCGTGCGAACACCAGGCGTCCGAAATCTGCGTCTACGCCTCGGTCACCATGCCCCGCATCGTGCAGACCACCGGATGCCCCGTGGACCGCCTGACCCTGCTGACCTCGTCGGCCCAACCCCCGCGGGTCCCGGTGCATACCGCGCTCGCGGACCAGACGCAGGACGTCACCGTGCTGCTCGACGGGGCGATGCTGCTGCGGACGCTCGGAAATCCGCTGGCGATGGCAGCGCAAATGGCCTACTTGCAGCGACTGGCAACCTCCCCACATGGCCCGCGCGTCGTGGTGGTGCCCCTTCGGACAGGGACCGTACCGCCCCCGGGCACCCTGCACCGCTTCCACCTCCACGGGCAGGAGGTGTTCGCCGAGGAGACATGGAGCGCGGTCTACGCCAGCGGAACGGACGGCCAGGCGGCGCGCGACCGCCTCGCGGCCGGACTCCAGGCCGCCAAGGATCCCGAGGCGAGCGCCGCTCTGCTGGACGCAGCACGTCGGCGGTTCGAGCTGCTGGCCGAGGACCCGGCGTCCGATCCTCTCCTCGAGGAGGTGGCGGTATGA
- a CDS encoding ASCH domain-containing protein encodes MSHAATRVHELNLYRRYFDLVSAGRKRIEVRVRYPHLEDLAAGHVIRFRIKGTDETCDVLVKRVTAYDDFEALLDGEGPSNINPTSSRDQQLANIRSIYPPEKEALGALAIEIELLNE; translated from the coding sequence ATGTCCCACGCCGCCACCCGCGTGCACGAGCTGAACCTGTACCGCAGGTACTTCGACCTGGTATCGGCCGGCCGGAAGAGGATCGAGGTACGGGTGCGGTACCCGCACCTGGAAGACCTCGCCGCCGGGCATGTGATCCGCTTCCGAATCAAGGGCACCGACGAGACGTGCGACGTGCTCGTGAAGCGCGTCACCGCATACGACGACTTCGAGGCACTGCTCGACGGCGAGGGCCCGTCGAACATCAACCCCACGTCGAGCCGTGATCAGCAACTCGCAAACATCCGCAGCATCTACCCGCCGGAGAAGGAAGCACTCGGCGCGCTCGCGATCGAGATCGAGCTGCTCAACGAGTAA
- a CDS encoding NADP-dependent oxidoreductase produces the protein MRALQFSEYGAASVLEVADMPEPHAGPGRIRVAVKASGVTPADCYLRSGRFRDMMPLRLPHVLGVDAAGVVDEVGPGVTGVRPGDEVFGIIDLAERGGANAEYAVLAAWAPKPDALSWEQAGAAANIETATRALDRLKVTDGTTLLIEGAAGGVGTVAIQLAAARGAHVFGTASARNHAFVAGLGATPTTYGPGLGERVTALAPDGVDVVLDCAGSGSLPDLVDLAGSPDRVITVADLNAAKYGVHLSRSAGPGADPQAVEGLAAAAALAQQGRFTVPVAAAFTLENAAAAHQLSETGHARGKIVLTL, from the coding sequence ATGAGAGCACTGCAATTCTCCGAGTACGGTGCCGCAAGCGTCCTCGAGGTCGCCGACATGCCGGAACCGCACGCGGGACCAGGCCGCATCCGGGTGGCCGTAAAGGCCTCTGGCGTCACTCCCGCCGACTGCTACCTCCGCTCAGGCCGGTTCCGCGACATGATGCCGCTGCGCCTGCCCCACGTCCTCGGCGTGGACGCTGCGGGTGTGGTCGACGAGGTCGGCCCAGGCGTCACCGGTGTCCGGCCGGGCGACGAGGTCTTCGGCATCATCGATCTCGCCGAGCGCGGCGGTGCGAACGCCGAGTACGCCGTCCTGGCAGCCTGGGCGCCGAAGCCGGACGCGCTGAGCTGGGAGCAGGCCGGCGCCGCCGCGAACATCGAAACCGCCACGCGCGCCCTCGACCGGCTGAAGGTCACCGACGGCACGACCCTGCTGATCGAGGGCGCCGCGGGCGGGGTCGGCACTGTCGCCATCCAGCTCGCGGCGGCCCGCGGCGCGCACGTCTTCGGTACGGCCAGCGCACGCAACCATGCGTTCGTCGCGGGACTGGGGGCGACACCGACCACCTACGGCCCCGGATTGGGCGAACGGGTCACCGCCCTGGCACCGGACGGAGTCGACGTCGTCCTGGACTGCGCCGGATCCGGCTCGCTGCCCGATCTGGTGGACCTCGCAGGAAGCCCGGACCGGGTGATAACGGTCGCCGACCTGAACGCCGCGAAGTACGGGGTCCACCTGTCACGCTCGGCGGGCCCCGGCGCGGACCCGCAGGCCGTCGAAGGACTCGCCGCGGCCGCCGCTCTCGCCCAGCAGGGCCGCTTCACTGTGCCGGTAGCGGCCGCCTTCACCCTCGAGAACGCGGCTGCAGCACACCAGTTGAGCGAGACCGGCCACGCCCGAGGAAAGATCGTACTTACCCTCTAG
- a CDS encoding glutamate ligase domain-containing protein produces MTEESDARTTENGPRTRRIAVLGEMYELGDEAAQAHWTIGQEAGRLGIDIVIAVGGAMAKQLALGAAQAGADTAIVSDNETATALLEKIVQPDDVVLIKGSRGGMRWQIAQALTGQKITGLLS; encoded by the coding sequence GTGACTGAGGAGAGCGACGCCAGGACCACGGAGAACGGACCCCGCACGCGGCGGATCGCCGTGCTCGGCGAGATGTACGAACTCGGAGACGAGGCGGCACAGGCGCATTGGACCATCGGCCAGGAGGCCGGCCGGCTCGGCATCGACATCGTGATCGCGGTGGGCGGGGCGATGGCCAAGCAGCTCGCCCTCGGGGCTGCTCAAGCTGGCGCCGATACCGCCATCGTCAGCGACAACGAGACGGCTACGGCTCTCCTGGAAAAGATTGTCCAGCCTGATGACGTGGTCCTGATCAAGGGATCGCGGGGCGGGATGCGATGGCAGATCGCCCAGGCCCTCACCGGGCAGAAGATCACTGGTCTCCTGAGCTGA
- a CDS encoding darcynin family protein, with amino-acid sequence MSTTETAPPVTAFMLVKTTPEWLAMTPQERVNAFSTQVVPAVKAKTTGVRSRFYDTEFYSTRVTDVWVWEADDHNAYQLLIDALRETPFWDRYFEVVDILVGAENGYARTYNTEAVTTIAT; translated from the coding sequence ATGTCCACCACGGAAACCGCACCCCCGGTCACCGCTTTCATGCTCGTCAAGACCACACCCGAGTGGCTCGCCATGACCCCCCAGGAGCGGGTGAACGCCTTCTCCACCCAGGTCGTGCCCGCCGTCAAGGCCAAGACCACCGGCGTCCGGTCGCGCTTCTACGACACGGAGTTCTACTCCACCCGCGTCACCGACGTCTGGGTCTGGGAAGCCGACGACCACAACGCCTACCAGCTCCTCATCGACGCCCTGCGCGAAACCCCGTTCTGGGACCGCTACTTCGAGGTCGTCGACATCCTCGTCGGCGCCGAGAACGGCTACGCCCGCACCTACAACACCGAAGCCGTCACCACCATCGCCACCTGA